Within the Thalassophryne amazonica chromosome 19, fThaAma1.1, whole genome shotgun sequence genome, the region CCTCTTTGCTGTTTTGGGCCCATCTGTAGGTCTCTCTCATGTTGTACGGCTTACTGGGCATCATATGCGTGCTTGTATTTTCTGTCATTTTAAGATACACATTAATGTGACTTTGATCTGACAGCGGTGTCAGTGGATTGGTCATGAAAATCAATGGGTACAAATCCTAATTATGCAGCCAGCTGTTGAGTAGCTAAGGGATGAGCAGCAGATATACCTGCCAGGAGCGTCCCCTCACATCTGGACATTTACCAGGTACAGACAGCTCCGGGAAtaattttcctttttcttttctgaTTTGTCAGAGGTATTGCGGATAGGGTTGGGGCCGAGCCGATCCCAGATCGTATCGGGTTCCAATACCGACATAATTTGCACATTGGAATTTCCCAATCCAACCTGTGGGATTTTCCaatactggagagaaaccacgtctgtgaaacctctctcgtgctacctgctctctgctctgtttactgctgagcgggaggagaggagggggaggggggacGTTTCTGAGCTGAAGACAAGCTGTTTGTTCTACAGACAGTCGAGGGTTTTAAGCCACAGGTAATGgcaaatttccacccggctctcgggttcaaatgctCTATGCCGCCAAGCATGGATTTCATGAAAACTGAACGTAACGTAACTGTAACATCCCGAGGATGTGAAGCCGCAACTCGGAgcacagctgaggaggacagccgAACAGAGATGAATGGGAAAAATCTCATTTAAAATCCTTAAGTATTAATCCACATTTACTCGCGTGAGTGCCGCTGATGATACATCTATTAATTTATgggttattttacagttgaaaggcttcatgtttccaaaaagttcgaagtttgctcagcatgaaaacagcgagagagagagagagggagagcgagaaagcaaacgagagagagagacagaaagagagagaaagaaagagagatagagagacaggcagagagagagagggaaagaggagagagacagagatagagagacaggcagagagagagagggaaagaggagagagacagagattgagagacaggcagggagagacagacagacagagagcgtaaacaagagacagaaagagagaaagaactTAATTTTTACGcttaattgaaaattgagaaggagaaacagacagagtgctgtcttttctctttaagtctataaaaataaggctataaaagtctattaaaaaaataaaagtacttaattctttcaccaaaacatcaaatgtagTCTTTCATCTTAGattcaccttctggcaaattgtagctgaactttcaggtctcttttttaagaaaatcctcatataaaatcaacaacaatgataataataatattaaagtaagtaaataaagcgcctttcacagaccagggtcacaaagcgctgcacatggcataccaaaataatctaaaaataacatacgaaaacaatgaaatacaatattaggctaaaaagctaacttaaagaaatgcgtctttagttgccttctaaaagtatctatacaatccagagaacgaagggcacagggaagcttattccagaggctaggcgccaccactttaaaagatctgtcccctcgagttttaaaacgggtccgaggaaccatcaacaggttctgattggacgacctgaggctcctggaggaagcataaggctggatcaggtccctgatgtactccggtgcctgtccatgcagagctctaaaagtcaataccaggattttgtaatgaatcctgtaggagacaggcagccaatgcaaagtattaagaataggagtaatatggtccctcctgcgggtgcgggtaagcaggcgcgcagcagaattttgcacaacctgcaggcgggccaactccttcttattcagacaggtgaagagactgttacaataatccaaaagcgatgagacgaacgcatgaacaatcatctcaagctcttttaaagtcaccatcttacggagcttagagatgttccgaatttggaaaaaacagttcttaaccaggtaatttgtgtgctgctccagagacatccctccatccaaaatgacacccaggttacgcaggctgcttttgaccgtacAGCTTAGGCTAcagagatgctgcttaattccaggtacagcactatctggtgctacaatcagagtctaaagcaaacagagctctggtactgGATCGGAAAAATATCTATCGGCAGCTATCCAAATTCGggtatcgggatcggatcagaagtgaaaaattgtagatcagtgcatccctagttGTGGGTAGAGGGGTTTGTGGGTTGTTGCATCTGAGTTGTAGTCAAGTTGAGGTCCTGTTCTTGCCTTTAGATCGCCACAGGTCATCACTTTTCCATGGTCCAGGAAGTCGTTGGTTTGACTGCTCATTGATCTGCTCATTGTCGTGAGGAGAGACAGAGGACGATGTCAtttgttgtctgtttgtttttgtaaatttTAAATGTCTCATTTCTACAGACATATTTGTTTTTTGAAGGTTCTCCACTAAGTCCAACACAGACAACAGAACAACTGTTCTCTCGACAAACATCCAGCTGATTAGAAAGACAAACCATTTTACCATATTTAATGATCCTTCCCAGTCAAAAGGACTTCATTCTTTGATGGAGTATCCACAGGCTGAGAAGTATTCCTGATCAGATTGGCCTGAACAGTGTCTGAATGCTCATTTGAAGGAATTTTCTGGGACCGGCTGCTCATGACCATCATGAAAACGTTCTGTTCTTTGCCTCCTGAGGCTGAAGGCACCCGTCAGGACTCTAACTCACTTCACGTGCTGTTGTGTAGATGGTTACCCCAAGAATGAAATCATGTACCGGTGGCAGCGGCGTGCAGTGGAGGTAGCAGACCAGCGCTATTGGAGACTCTATCAGTTTGCCTTTGTGGGTCTGAGGAACACCTCTGACatggtgcacacacagtcaggtgAGTCCCGATTCACACGCGGCTTGTTTTTGCTACATTCCCTCAAGTCTAATGGAGGATTCTGTATCGTCTGCTTGGAATCCTTCCAGGGGACTATGTTATCATGACCATCTTCTTCGACCTGAGTCGGAGAATGGGCTACTTCACCATCCAGACTTACATTCCATGCAGCATGATTGTGGTCTTGTCCTGGGTGTCCTTCTGGATCAATAAGGACGCCGTCCCTGCCCGCACATCTCTAGGTTCTGCTCTCATTTGCTACATAGTCCAGACAAATAAATCATAACTTCATCAGTGTTTTATTACTGAGGAAATCCAAAGTTTACAGTCCACAGTgtaggttacacacacacacacacacacacacacgatccaGTACAGGTACCAGTTTTCCactggatgaccttcctgacataCAGTAAGTCCAGTTCTTCATGGAGGATCACGAGTCTCCTCAACCAAGTTCTAATCAGTACCAACTGCGCTTCACTTCTGACTTTATCTCCTGTGATGGTAGGTCATTTTAAACTTTATTCTAAAATTCTGACATTTTAATTCACTGatttttaatgacctctcatGGTCCCAGTGTTGCTCCAGTTATTGGAAAAGTTTTTAGTTTAGTTTACTTTATTTATTAGTTAATTTTTTAGTTACTTGATATGGTTACTTCATTAGGAGCTGTCGACAACTTTTAACTAATAAGGtaattagtaatctaacttggttactcttaagactgagtaatcagcaaagtaacaaatagttacttttctgagtactgaaTCTTAAgagtatgttgtgaaagtgtagtgacacggacccacaacagggggcgcaaatgaacggtcaatagatgagccaaaaattaacaatttaatgttgtgaaggtgcacaacgaacatacagacaatctcagaatatgattacagtcaatccacaaaggtgacgtgtgggcaggctcgaggatagaagccgtctgtcctgagaagagccggaaccacacgatttccgccgccaccgaacctggtgaatactggagccgccaagtcccgaattcccaggtgatcaccgtccccgactgtcggatctggtactgctggcgaagaacaaagacagtcaagtgtgggtgtgtgtacaccccgtaacaacaacggtgggaatgccacctccacctctcactcaatatgttgcagagtacggcagtgattcctcaggggaaaagagtgccatcctgcactcactcagcctccacagaaagagggaccggtactcctgaaaacactcacaatatacagataggtTGCAAAatacaaacggctgagtctattacctccaatgaagtacgatatctcggcaacgaggtggagatgacgtctggtctttatggagtgagatgatgttgagtagatgggtgacagctgtcaagagataatgagtgacagctgtcacccccggctgtgtccgtggcggcagcgccctctcgtgcctgaagcccgcacttcaggcagggcgcccactggtggtgggccagcagtacctcctcttctggcggccaacacacaacagagtaaccaagttagatttgtagttactttattagttacattcagcagttactgtggcaacattgCATAGCCCACATGCAGTTCCTTCATGACCCACCACAGGGTCATGGCCCACACTTTGGGGATCATTGATTTGGATGTATTGTTAAGTGCAGTTGCAGGACAGTGTGGTGGGTAAAACCAGAAGGTCAGTTGAAGACCACCTGTGTCTGTTCTCCATGCTGTGTGGATTTGTGTCAGGGGGGAATCGAGAATAACAatggtgccaaatcaacatgtagattaaTATCAaacttgctgtggtgacctcCACTGAAAAAATGAAATAAGTTCATCACCAAGCacatcacattttatccaaatgtCTCATAGTTTTAAAGAAAACTCTCCCATTTATTTCAGAATGTGTCACTTCCAACTTCCAAGGTCCAACAACACCTAACAATAAAACGTCCATCACTTGCAGGTATTACCACAGTGCTCACCATGACAACACTCAGCACCATCTCCAGGAAGTCCCTGCCCAAAGTCTCCTATGTCACTGCCATGGAcctgtttgtctctgtctgcttCATCTTCACATTTGCTGCCCTCATGGAATATGGAACCCTGCACTACTTCACCAGTAACAGACAGACCAAGAACACCAAAGCCAACAACAACGCTCAGGTATTGAACCCGCTGTGGGAGGCGTGTCCTCTCGTGATCGATGCCTAACTCAGTTCAGTTTGTTTATGCAGCACTACATCACAACATACGTCACCCCAAGGCACTACACACAAGGAACAGTTAAACCTTCCTGAGCCCAcgagcaagcacactggtgacAGCGGTCAGGAGAAACTACCTCagggttattttttttaaattaaaagaaGACCTCTGATGCAAACCAGTCTTAGTGGAGTAAGCATCATCTCCAGTGGACATACGGTGCacccaggaagtattcacagtgcttcgctttatccacattttattatgttatagccttattcctaaatggagtaaactcatttttccctcaaaattatacacgcaacaccccataatgacaacatgaaaaaagtttttttttttttttgcaaacgtattaaaaataaaaatctaagaaatcacatgtccataagtattcgcagcctttgctcaatattttgttgatgcacctttggcagcaattccagcctcaagtcttcttgaatatgacgccacttggtgcacctgtctttgggcagtttggtccattcctctttgcagcacctctcaggctccgtcaggttggatggggagcgtcagtgcacagacattttcagatctctcctcagacattcagtcggattcaggtctgggctctggctgagccactcaaggacattcactcctttgatatcttggctgtgtgcttagggtcactgtgctgctgaaagatgaaccatcaccccagtctaaggtcaaCTCAATTTTCAGTttgatggcaaagactgtgaatactttggacatgtgatttctttttttcttttatatatatatatatatatatatatatatatatataaatttgcaaaaatctaaaaaaaaaaaaaaaaaaacttttttacattgtcattatggggtactatgtgtagaattttgaggaaaaaaataaatttaatccattttggaataaggctgtaacgtttaaaaaatgtgagaaaagtgaagtgctgtgaatactttacagactgtaagaggggtgattgagaagttgtgAGTCTGACCCaggaaaagtagggtgtggttctcaatcttttgtattatgagaaaccaacatttctggagaatgtgtgaagttttgactcactaggttcaatgttgaaaaatgttggtttctcagaacgtAAAAGATGGAGAAGCAGACCCTACTtttcctgggtcaggctcaaGACTTCTCAGTGGCTCCTCGTACACTGGAGACCTTGTGTGCCCCGAGTCTGCTAAGGTAGCCATGAAGGTGCAACAGGAGACGGCTAACAAGCCTTGACCAAAGGCATTTGGCAGCATGTCATTCTGTGGAATATCTTGAGCAAAATGGGCTCTCTGGAGAATTCATCAAGATTCTGAGGCTTCTCCACGATGACATGTCTCTCAGAGTTCTGGTCAGTGGCACCAAAACTGAAGCCTTCAGTGTTCAGTCATTATAGTAAAGCAGGTCTGCGTTATTGCCCCTCTGCTCTGTATCATCTTCATGACAAGAACCCTCCACCTGTTCAAGGACAAGGTGCTTCATTAATTGATATTGTTGGTCTACAGATGAACCATGGTTAGAGAACAGCAAGACTGGTTCAAACTGACAGAAAGGCTCCAAGAACCACCAGTTACGGTCATTTCTAAAAACACAACACGTGGAACACCCGGCCCAGtctcacagggtttttttttttttactaaccctACTAACACTATTCAGAGGGGATGGACAGAAGAGCAGCTGAGGAGGAGCGAGGAAACATCAGCTCCGTGTACGGGGATGGACCCAGTTTTGCTTTCAGACCTCTCTTCATGTCATAGATGCTGAAACACTCCTTCCACACTGTCACAGAGCAGGATGGTTCCACGTTTTCAGATTCTGGCCAGACCGTCTAGACCCACTACATCAGACCGAGACTCCATTCTGGTGAAAACGTACCCACTGTCATCTCCATGTCATGTTCGTGGTTGACAGGAAGTGGCACCCAATGTGGTTGTCAGAAAACTAACCTTCCTCAGCCGCTTTTCTGTctgccccccccaccaccaccaccaccaaaactcAGCACTGTGGGCGCCAGCTGCTCTGTGCCACAGAGCAGCTGGCGCTGCAGTTTAAAACTGTTTAGATCTCAACGCATTGCTTCTTCTTTGATTTTAAcctgttcattcattttcattattgtgtgtgcgcgtgtgtatgtatgtgtgtaattTACTGTCAGGTGTCTGGTGGGCGGGGTTTAACTGTGACGCAGACGTAACGTGAGGCGTGTTTCCGTGTTCTGCAGAAAGTCTCCGGCGTGCCGAGCTTTCGTCCCGCCATGTCTCTGCTACAGATGAACAGCATCGTGCCGTACCACGAGGACGATGACGCATACGACTGTCTGGACGGTAAAGACTGCGCCAGCTTCTTCTGCTGCTTTGACGACTGCCGCTCAGGCGCCTGGCGAGAAAACAAGATGCACGTGCGAGTTTCTAAGATTGATTCTTATTCACGAATATTCTTTCCCACTGCATTTGGCCTTTTCAATCTGGTTTACTGGATCGGATATCTGTATCTATAAAACCAGAACCTCAAACAGCAAAGTTGGACATTTGCATCAGCAAGCTTCAGGCACAGCTTTACTACAGGAAGTCAGAATTTATTTAGCTCCATaggaaaaaatgaagaaatcaaaaCATACAAGTGTCACGTAGAAACGGTCGTGCCTtttgcctttttgtttttgtttgtttttggcagaATATTCTGATGCGTTTAAAACCATCATGAaatgtgctgtgtgtgtttctaaaagccacaaacagaatgctgctgttttgtttttagtcTGACCTCACTTCCTGCTTGGGTTTAACCAATCACATTGTAACTGACTGTGTTTCTGAGAACATTGAAGGTGAATAAATGAAGTGTCTCCATCGCAACGTGTCATCAGTGTTTATGCTCCACACACCCTAATCCAGACCATTAATTTTATCCctaacctttgatcctgaccCTGACTTTTGACACTATCCCTTATCTTTGATCCTAACCTTAacactctggggtccaagggcatgttttggacagttcacttgcctggcataaatgttttattattgctggtaacagctctctctgcatcccacaatcaagttttatgtctcttttttttttttttttttcaggacaacctgtgctttcagaatgtgttttttgttgtgttttataagttttataaagttttataaaggtttacaatcaaaaataaggaagtaaaaagtaaagcggaaaataattttcctcatacatttattcaaaacacacagcaaactataataaacaactgttttgacaatttataaaggtaatttgaggtcttgtgtgaaagactgtacaacaaaaaggttcaaaatgtgcatttgtgtttattgtttgaacaatatatacaaaatggtcgatgcgttttttttgtcttcatggtaaaagcaacagagttatccagtaacattcacatgcaaaccagtggagcaatcctgatagttacacactctttgtttgagcatgtgagattgtcatcagaggctctccgtctgcttccagtgatcgctgtgcgtaatggcgcatttGGAGCGCTTtggagtatgtactcattggagcacccaggggctatttaaatgggccaactagtaacatatcactcctgacaatgatctttggcttttcatgtgaggtaaatctgccctatgattggattttggaaaaccatgtgacagtgaaccaattccgattggacactcacattgcacacgtcatcacacagcttctatgaggagtacaaagatggctgatggctggctcaaaagtctgcggagttaacttttcagcaaaaaaaagtaagtttctatctcatatcattaaaaagttatttataatttagtaaattggtctcagccatcatatacgatggtgttggccccagagggttaaccct harbors:
- the gabrg1 gene encoding gamma-aminobutyric acid receptor subunit gamma-1 isoform X1, which produces MLNVVPMPVLNEISGLASMFGRSQQEEEDYEDVPINKTWVLSPKLYESDVTLILNKLLLGYDNKLRPDIGVRPTVIETAVYVNSIGPVDPINMEYTIDIFFAQTWYDSRLKFNSSMKLLMLNSNMVGKIWIPDTFFRNSRKSDAHWITTPNRLLRLWSNGRVMYTLRLTINAECYLKLHNFPMDEHSCPLEFSSYGYPKNEIMYRWQRRAVEVADQRYWRLYQFAFVGLRNTSDMVHTQSGDYVIMTIFFDLSRRMGYFTIQTYIPCSMIVVLSWVSFWINKDAVPARTSLGITTVLTMTTLSTISRKSLPKVSYVTAMDLFVSVCFIFTFAALMEYGTLHYFTSNRQTKNTKANNNAQKVSGVPSFRPAMSLLQMNSIVPYHEDDDAYDCLDGKDCASFFCCFDDCRSGAWRENKMHVRVSKIDSYSRIFFPTAFGLFNLVYWIGYLYL
- the gabrg1 gene encoding gamma-aminobutyric acid receptor subunit gamma-1 isoform X2: MKWGLLVALLGVRMFGRSQQEEEDYEDVPINKTWVLSPKLYESDVTLILNKLLLGYDNKLRPDIGVRPTVIETAVYVNSIGPVDPINMEYTIDIFFAQTWYDSRLKFNSSMKLLMLNSNMVGKIWIPDTFFRNSRKSDAHWITTPNRLLRLWSNGRVMYTLRLTINAECYLKLHNFPMDEHSCPLEFSSYGYPKNEIMYRWQRRAVEVADQRYWRLYQFAFVGLRNTSDMVHTQSGDYVIMTIFFDLSRRMGYFTIQTYIPCSMIVVLSWVSFWINKDAVPARTSLGITTVLTMTTLSTISRKSLPKVSYVTAMDLFVSVCFIFTFAALMEYGTLHYFTSNRQTKNTKANNNAQKVSGVPSFRPAMSLLQMNSIVPYHEDDDAYDCLDGKDCASFFCCFDDCRSGAWRENKMHVRVSKIDSYSRIFFPTAFGLFNLVYWIGYLYL